In Mongoliitalea daihaiensis, one DNA window encodes the following:
- a CDS encoding glycosyltransferase, with translation MLSILSKQPPRVLIITTWELLPAACIGKLIWKWSLIYDVQENYSMNVQWNQPFLSSFRKNLQRSIIQFVEGIFKRWIDHFILAENCYKTELPSFQPFDVIENTFSGNEKLQKNIRISAEKPIRFLITGTLTPVYGVIEGIYWFQSLAKHYSNVQLIILGHCPMEKFEQKLIDLFYDDTRIVLTVSQNPIPYKQILEAYAQADIVLLPYHQIPSIAPKIPSKLFECLALKKPMLYQQNPAWEKMIQPHLAGFGIDFQQQTNYSGIIEKILSTEFYTIERIPEILWKNQEKQFLNLIQKLS, from the coding sequence ATGTTATCGATCTTATCCAAACAACCGCCGCGCGTTCTAATTATTACAACATGGGAACTTTTACCTGCAGCTTGTATAGGAAAACTAATCTGGAAATGGAGCCTTATATACGATGTTCAGGAAAATTATTCTATGAATGTGCAATGGAATCAACCCTTTCTCAGTAGTTTCAGGAAAAACCTCCAACGAAGCATTATTCAATTCGTAGAAGGCATCTTTAAACGATGGATTGATCATTTTATCTTAGCTGAAAATTGTTATAAGACAGAACTTCCTTCATTTCAACCCTTTGACGTAATAGAGAATACTTTTTCAGGAAATGAAAAACTGCAAAAAAATATCCGCATTTCAGCAGAAAAGCCTATCCGTTTTTTAATAACAGGGACATTAACACCTGTATATGGTGTCATAGAAGGAATCTATTGGTTTCAATCGCTTGCCAAGCATTATTCGAATGTCCAATTGATAATTTTAGGACATTGTCCAATGGAAAAATTTGAACAAAAGTTAATAGATTTATTCTATGATGATACTCGTATTGTCTTGACTGTCAGTCAAAATCCTATTCCTTACAAACAAATACTTGAAGCATATGCTCAAGCTGACATTGTCTTGTTACCCTATCATCAAATACCTAGTATAGCTCCGAAGATTCCCAGCAAGCTATTTGAATGCCTAGCACTAAAAAAGCCCATGCTGTACCAACAAAATCCTGCATGGGAAAAAATGATCCAACCACACCTAGCAGGTTTTGGAATTGATTTTCAACAGCAAACAAACTATTCAGGCATCATAGAAAAAATCCTTTCTACGGAGTTTTATACCATAGAAAGGATTCCAGAAATACTTTGGAAAAACCAAGAAAAACAGTTTTTGAATTTAATTCAAAAACTTAGTTAA
- a CDS encoding 2,3,4,5-tetrahydropyridine-2,6-dicarboxylate N-succinyltransferase: MELQNIIENAWENRELLKEKDVEIAIKTVINELDAGKLRCAEPLEDGSWKVNDWVKKAVILYFPLQKMRTIEVGPFEFHDKMALKSNYAKQGVRVVPHAIARYGAYLASGVVMMPSYVNIGAFVDSGTMVDTWATVGSCAQIGKNVHLSGGVGIGGVLEPVQAAPVIVEDGAFIGSRAIIVEGVRIGKEAVIGAGVTLTASSKIIDVTGAEPVEYKGYVPDRSVVIPGSLTKKFNAGEFQVPCALIIGQRKASTDLKTSLNDALRENNVAV, from the coding sequence ATGGAATTACAAAATATAATTGAGAATGCCTGGGAAAACAGGGAGTTATTAAAGGAAAAAGATGTTGAAATAGCCATCAAAACGGTCATCAATGAGTTGGATGCAGGTAAATTACGCTGTGCAGAACCCTTGGAAGATGGAAGCTGGAAAGTGAATGATTGGGTAAAAAAAGCAGTTATACTATATTTTCCGCTTCAAAAAATGCGCACCATCGAAGTTGGTCCCTTTGAATTTCATGATAAAATGGCATTGAAATCCAACTATGCCAAACAGGGTGTTCGTGTAGTCCCTCATGCAATCGCTCGCTATGGTGCTTATTTGGCATCAGGTGTTGTGATGATGCCTTCCTATGTAAATATCGGTGCCTTTGTAGACAGTGGCACGATGGTTGATACATGGGCTACCGTAGGTTCTTGTGCCCAAATTGGCAAAAATGTTCATTTGAGTGGGGGAGTAGGAATAGGTGGAGTTTTGGAACCTGTTCAAGCGGCTCCCGTTATTGTTGAAGATGGCGCATTTATAGGGTCAAGAGCCATTATCGTTGAAGGGGTAAGAATTGGAAAAGAAGCTGTAATCGGAGCAGGCGTGACCTTGACCGCAAGTTCAAAAATAATCGACGTTACAGGAGCGGAGCCAGTAGAATACAAAGGATATGTTCCGGATCGTTCTGTAGTGATTCCGGGTTCTCTGACCAAAAAATTCAACGCAGGAGAGTTTCAAGTTCCCTGTGCGTTGATCATCGGTCAAAGAAAGGCATCAACTGATTTAAAAACCTCTTTAAACGATGCATTGAGGGAAAATAATGTAGCCGTTTAA
- a CDS encoding tetratricopeptide repeat protein, with product MKNSLNLRWLVLSLLVMLAACSGDTQSQKGDVLFKRGDYEAAIVAYSSFLETKPKNVKALYNRGRAHEELGNFQEAEKDFLDALNLDKRNTQVMLSLSNLYQKQKNHTNALLYADYAVETAGAPAMAYFMKGRALHQLGNTEEALKDYSTAIKMDKDFAEAYFYRGMLKLATDKKKAGCEDLTLASKLNFPEAATAIDKFCK from the coding sequence ATGAAGAATAGTTTGAATTTACGATGGTTGGTACTGTCCCTACTCGTTATGTTGGCGGCATGTTCGGGTGATACCCAATCTCAAAAAGGAGATGTGTTGTTTAAAAGAGGAGATTATGAGGCTGCTATTGTCGCTTACAGTTCTTTCTTAGAAACCAAGCCAAAAAATGTAAAGGCACTTTACAATAGGGGAAGAGCCCATGAAGAACTAGGAAATTTTCAGGAAGCTGAAAAAGATTTCTTAGATGCTTTAAACTTGGATAAAAGAAACACGCAAGTAATGTTAAGTTTATCCAACCTTTACCAAAAGCAGAAAAATCATACCAACGCTCTTTTATATGCAGATTATGCAGTAGAAACAGCTGGAGCACCTGCGATGGCTTATTTTATGAAGGGACGAGCCCTTCACCAATTGGGAAATACTGAAGAAGCTTTGAAAGATTATTCAACTGCTATAAAAATGGACAAAGACTTCGCTGAAGCTTATTTTTACAGAGGAATGCTCAAGCTAGCAACAGATAAGAAAAAAGCAGGATGCGAGGATTTGACTTTAGCATCGAAACTTAATTTTCCTGAGGCTGCTACAGCTATCGATAAATTCTGTAAGTAA
- a CDS encoding flavin-containing monooxygenase: MHKRVAVIGAGPSGISALKNLLDQGIEAIAFDRNSEVGGNWIFSENESHSSVFETTHIISSKTLSQFEDFTFDDFDPNISDYPSHDELRRYFQAYARQFDLYPYIQFETMVISCKRLENGEWLICSEKEGVNHEEVFSHLVVCNGHHWNPRWPSYPGEFTGEFIHSHSFKKAAPFSDKRVLVIGGGNSACDVAVETSRVSAYTAISWRRGYRIIPKFFFGKPSDIIGKNSSWIPTKLRTFFFDVLLKVLVGDNKLYGLRPVETKFGETHPTINDELLYKIRHGKVHPKLDIQRLEGKSVVFEDGSKEEYDTIIACTGYYLSHPFFERNLIDYSSGPVPLYLKMLHPSIENLYFVGMFQPLGCIWPGAELQAKIMAREIAGKWERPKNTPELCQKEIENPHYKQINTPRHTITVDYHRFKKELLAHLPKDYVQKKPLEISISRGLDK; this comes from the coding sequence ATGCATAAACGTGTTGCTGTTATTGGTGCAGGCCCTTCTGGCATCAGTGCTTTGAAAAACCTGTTGGATCAAGGCATTGAAGCTATTGCTTTTGACCGAAATTCAGAAGTTGGAGGAAACTGGATATTCAGTGAAAATGAAAGCCACTCCTCTGTTTTTGAAACAACCCATATCATCAGTTCAAAAACCCTTTCCCAATTTGAGGATTTTACCTTTGATGATTTTGATCCAAACATATCGGATTACCCTTCGCATGATGAATTGAGACGATATTTTCAAGCCTATGCCAGGCAGTTTGATTTATATCCTTACATTCAATTTGAAACCATGGTTATCAGCTGTAAGCGACTAGAAAATGGAGAATGGCTGATCTGTAGTGAAAAAGAAGGTGTCAATCATGAGGAGGTATTTTCACACCTTGTGGTATGTAATGGACATCACTGGAATCCACGCTGGCCTTCCTATCCGGGCGAATTTACAGGAGAATTTATACATTCTCATTCATTCAAAAAAGCGGCTCCTTTTTCTGATAAACGGGTTTTAGTAATTGGAGGAGGAAATTCAGCCTGTGACGTAGCCGTTGAGACAAGCCGTGTAAGTGCTTACACTGCCATTAGTTGGAGAAGAGGCTATCGGATTATTCCAAAATTCTTCTTTGGAAAACCATCAGACATTATTGGCAAAAATAGTAGTTGGATACCTACCAAGCTTCGAACTTTTTTCTTTGATGTATTACTAAAAGTTCTGGTTGGTGACAACAAATTATATGGTCTAAGGCCAGTGGAAACCAAATTCGGTGAAACACATCCCACCATCAATGATGAGTTGCTTTACAAAATCCGTCATGGTAAAGTGCATCCCAAGCTTGATATACAGCGATTGGAGGGAAAGTCTGTTGTGTTTGAAGATGGCAGTAAGGAGGAATACGATACCATCATTGCCTGTACAGGCTACTATTTATCACATCCATTTTTTGAACGAAATTTAATTGACTACAGTTCAGGACCAGTTCCTTTGTATCTGAAAATGCTACATCCCAGCATAGAAAATCTATATTTTGTTGGCATGTTTCAGCCCCTAGGTTGTATTTGGCCAGGTGCGGAATTACAGGCGAAAATAATGGCTAGAGAAATTGCAGGGAAATGGGAACGACCTAAAAACACCCCGGAACTTTGTCAAAAAGAAATAGAAAATCCACATTACAAGCAAATAAACACCCCAAGACACACCATTACAGTAGATTATCACAGATTTAAAAAAGAGCTTTTAGCACATTTACCGAAGGATTATGTACAAAAGAAGCCCCTTGAAATCAGTATTTCAAGGGGCTTAGATAAATAA
- a CDS encoding SIR2 family NAD-dependent protein deacylase: protein MKKKKLVVLTGAGISVESGISTFRDAGGLWEGHDIMEVASPEGWRKNQDLVLDFYNQRRKQAATCEPNSAHKELARLEKFFDVHIITQNVDNLHEKAGSTKVLHLHGELFKSQSTLDPSLIYEMDGWEIKKGDTCEKGSQLRPFIVWFGEMVPMIEPAAELTEEADIFAVIGTSLAVYPAAGLIEYTKTTIPKYLIDPHLPTTRSYLNLRKIPEKATLGTLLMSEEITRLYA from the coding sequence ATGAAGAAAAAGAAACTGGTGGTTTTAACAGGGGCTGGGATATCAGTGGAGAGTGGTATTAGTACCTTTCGTGATGCTGGAGGTCTCTGGGAAGGTCATGATATCATGGAAGTGGCCTCTCCTGAAGGTTGGCGGAAAAACCAAGACTTGGTTCTTGACTTTTACAATCAGCGAAGAAAACAAGCTGCCACCTGTGAGCCCAATAGTGCCCATAAAGAACTCGCTAGGTTAGAAAAATTCTTCGATGTACATATCATCACTCAAAATGTGGACAACCTTCATGAAAAAGCAGGTTCTACAAAGGTTCTGCATCTTCACGGAGAACTCTTTAAATCTCAAAGCACTCTTGATCCTTCTTTAATTTATGAGATGGATGGATGGGAAATTAAAAAAGGAGACACCTGTGAAAAAGGAAGTCAGCTAAGACCTTTCATCGTATGGTTTGGCGAAATGGTTCCGATGATAGAGCCTGCTGCTGAATTAACCGAAGAAGCAGATATATTTGCTGTAATTGGTACATCGTTGGCTGTTTATCCGGCAGCTGGATTGATAGAGTATACGAAAACCACTATTCCTAAATATTTGATAGATCCACATCTCCCTACTACCAGGAGTTATCTCAACCTTCGAAAGATTCCTGAAAAAGCAACTCTAGGTACGCTATTAATGTCAGAAGAAATTACTCGATTGTATGCATAA
- a CDS encoding DUF4301 family protein: MDATLKKQILDQGMDLAKVEEQLTNFREGFPFLPIAAAATVGNGILQVSEEKLSELQQSYVSHIQSKVVVKFVPASGAASRMFKDLFSFLDGDGDISKSTFVQKFIEQIDGFAFRAELDAVLKKAGSSLEQALANKEYQGIVGALLNEDGLGYGQLPKGLLKFHHYENRDCTPTYEHFVEGVMYAKGAGNSVRIHFTVSPEHEEKFKSEVASIKGALEDQYEVEFHVSYSQQKKSTDTIAVTMENEPFIEEDGSILFRPAGHGALLENLNEIDADVIFIKNVDNVVPDRLKSTTADYKVAIGGILLEVQAKVFEALRGIDADVSYESLRFAETIFQDDLMGKLPIFYGGLPLEAQALYIHKKLNRPIRVCGMVKNTGEPGGGPFWVTEDDGSLSLQIAETAQIDLENADQKAIFQASTHFNPVDLVCATKNYQGQKFDLLQFRDMRTGFITEKSKSGRDLKALELPGLWNGAMAGWNTLFVEVPLITFNPVKTVNDLLRPEHQGIA, from the coding sequence ATGGACGCAACGCTTAAAAAGCAAATTTTAGACCAAGGCATGGACCTTGCCAAAGTGGAAGAGCAATTGACAAACTTCAGAGAAGGTTTCCCTTTTTTACCCATCGCAGCAGCTGCCACCGTAGGCAATGGCATTCTTCAAGTATCTGAAGAAAAGTTAAGTGAGCTACAGCAAAGCTATGTCTCCCATATTCAATCTAAGGTGGTCGTAAAATTTGTCCCAGCAAGTGGGGCTGCTTCCAGAATGTTTAAAGATCTTTTTTCATTTTTAGATGGAGATGGAGATATCAGTAAAAGTACTTTTGTCCAAAAATTCATTGAGCAAATTGATGGATTTGCATTTCGAGCGGAATTGGATGCTGTTCTTAAAAAAGCCGGTAGCTCCCTTGAGCAAGCCTTAGCAAACAAAGAATACCAGGGAATTGTAGGTGCTTTGTTAAATGAAGATGGATTAGGTTACGGACAACTTCCAAAAGGGCTTTTAAAATTTCATCATTACGAAAATAGAGACTGTACCCCTACCTATGAACATTTTGTGGAAGGTGTGATGTATGCCAAAGGTGCGGGAAATTCGGTAAGAATTCATTTTACAGTTTCTCCAGAACACGAAGAAAAATTCAAATCTGAAGTCGCTTCTATTAAAGGAGCATTGGAAGACCAATATGAGGTAGAATTTCATGTAAGTTACTCTCAACAGAAAAAGTCTACCGATACCATCGCAGTAACTATGGAAAATGAGCCATTTATAGAAGAGGATGGTAGCATTTTGTTCAGACCAGCAGGCCATGGAGCCTTATTAGAAAATCTGAATGAAATAGATGCGGATGTGATTTTTATCAAAAATGTAGACAATGTAGTGCCCGATCGCTTAAAATCTACTACGGCAGATTATAAAGTAGCTATAGGAGGTATTTTGCTTGAAGTACAAGCTAAAGTTTTTGAAGCGTTGAGAGGAATCGATGCAGATGTCTCTTATGAATCACTTAGGTTTGCAGAAACTATTTTCCAAGATGATTTGATGGGTAAACTCCCTATATTTTACGGTGGCCTGCCTCTTGAAGCTCAAGCTTTGTACATTCATAAAAAATTAAATAGACCAATTCGTGTGTGTGGGATGGTAAAAAATACTGGAGAACCAGGTGGAGGACCATTTTGGGTGACCGAGGATGATGGTTCCCTTTCCCTTCAGATTGCAGAGACAGCACAGATCGATCTTGAAAATGCCGATCAGAAAGCAATTTTTCAAGCTTCTACCCATTTTAATCCTGTGGACTTGGTCTGTGCTACTAAAAACTATCAAGGACAAAAGTTTGATTTGTTACAATTCAGAGATATGCGTACCGGTTTTATTACCGAGAAGTCCAAAAGCGGAAGAGACCTAAAAGCCCTTGAATTACCAGGATTATGGAATGGAGCTATGGCAGGTTGGAATACGCTATTTGTAGAAGTTCCATTGATTACCTTCAATCCAGTAAAGACTGTTAATGATTTATTAAGACCTGAACATCAAGGAATAGCTTAG
- a CDS encoding 5-oxoprolinase subunit C family protein — MNGDMNKLLGKVEVLQAGLLCSIQDMGRKGFAFWGVPYSGAMDSFSYELANRLLGNQPDAACLEIGPAPITLKFHAPTLIVVTGSLASLSIDEKSILPYKPYAINAGAEFRVRQHKEGNWIYLAVKDGFQTPNYLHSRSWSKGISPIIQLSKGDLLPFQTPSSLSEIFRPTATLKHPPVLPDLQVIQAYRGSDWQLLPTSIQESIQKNTFKLSSRQDRMGYELLGLPSHSLPQLLTAPVFPGTIQLTPSGSMIALMREAQVTGGYPRILQLTEESINQLSQKRVGSLIQFELIDF; from the coding sequence ATGAATGGAGACATGAATAAACTTTTGGGAAAGGTTGAAGTATTACAGGCAGGCTTGCTTTGCAGCATTCAGGATATGGGTCGAAAAGGTTTTGCTTTTTGGGGAGTTCCTTACTCAGGTGCCATGGACAGCTTTTCCTACGAGCTAGCTAATCGCTTACTTGGAAATCAACCCGATGCGGCTTGCTTGGAAATAGGTCCAGCTCCCATCACACTCAAATTTCATGCACCCACATTAATTGTAGTCACGGGCTCTCTTGCTAGTTTGAGTATTGACGAAAAATCCATACTACCTTACAAACCGTATGCGATCAATGCAGGAGCTGAATTTCGAGTAAGACAACACAAAGAAGGAAATTGGATATATTTAGCTGTAAAGGACGGTTTTCAAACGCCCAACTATCTTCATAGCCGCAGTTGGTCCAAAGGCATCAGTCCTATCATTCAACTTTCTAAAGGTGATTTATTACCTTTCCAGACGCCATCTTCACTTTCAGAAATTTTCAGACCTACCGCTACCCTAAAACATCCCCCTGTTCTCCCGGATTTGCAGGTGATTCAAGCCTACCGTGGATCAGATTGGCAACTCTTGCCCACCTCCATCCAAGAAAGTATTCAAAAGAATACGTTTAAACTCAGTTCAAGACAAGACCGCATGGGCTACGAACTCCTTGGGCTTCCTTCACATAGTTTACCTCAATTATTGACAGCTCCTGTTTTTCCGGGGACAATTCAGCTAACACCTTCGGGAAGTATGATCGCTTTGATGCGAGAAGCACAGGTTACTGGTGGATATCCACGGATCTTACAACTTACCGAAGAATCCATCAATCAGCTGAGTCAAAAAAGAGTGGGCTCACTTATTCAATTTGAGTTGATTGATTTTTAA
- a CDS encoding 5-oxoprolinase subunit B family protein, translated as MSPILEKIWIHPALLELRWEAKVHSEILKMQESLYTQLLRFAGIQELRIGFHTLTILFEELQSAQERYGWEKRIEACPIVANEYPSQHWRIPVCYELGKDLQSFATSKDMTPKDVIELHSKPFYLLHFYGFLPGFMYLGGLDNRLVSNRKSIPDRRVEAGSVGIGGSQTGIYTLPSPGGWHIIGKTPLNLFEVEKTPPVQPKIGDRISFYPIEKDEFDNLSQLIKSEMYEWRHE; from the coding sequence ATGTCCCCCATTCTTGAAAAAATTTGGATTCATCCAGCTTTATTGGAACTCCGATGGGAAGCAAAAGTCCATAGTGAAATCCTGAAAATGCAAGAGTCCTTGTATACACAACTCCTGCGCTTCGCTGGTATTCAGGAATTACGAATCGGATTTCATACACTAACCATTCTTTTTGAAGAGCTACAATCAGCTCAAGAACGGTACGGCTGGGAAAAAAGGATTGAAGCATGTCCAATTGTAGCAAACGAATATCCCTCACAACATTGGAGAATACCCGTCTGTTATGAACTTGGCAAAGACCTTCAATCCTTTGCTACAAGTAAAGATATGACTCCGAAAGATGTCATTGAACTTCATTCAAAACCATTCTATTTGTTACATTTTTATGGTTTTTTACCTGGATTTATGTATTTAGGTGGATTAGATAATCGATTAGTGAGCAACCGTAAAAGCATACCTGATCGACGTGTAGAAGCGGGCTCTGTGGGAATTGGTGGATCTCAAACAGGCATCTATACCCTTCCTTCACCGGGGGGATGGCACATCATTGGGAAGACGCCTTTAAACTTATTTGAAGTAGAAAAAACTCCTCCTGTACAACCTAAGATAGGTGATCGCATCAGCTTTTACCCTATTGAAAAGGATGAATTTGATAACTTATCCCAGCTTATTAAATCTGAAATGTATGAATGGAGACATGAATAA
- the pxpA gene encoding 5-oxoprolinase subunit PxpA — MDINCDLGEGLPNDPDLMPFIHSCNIACGGHAGDINSIRQTILLAAAHGVNIGAHPSYPDRVNFGRKVMDITLEALKSSILEQLTLFFDVAKACKAPVHHIKAHGALYNIAAKDEAVAGMLIDILQHNHPEVILYAPPKSVLATLAAAEGLPIMLEVFGDRTYENDYSLVSRTHPQALITNVVEASEHVQILFQGKVRTIDGSILPLQADTLCIHGDNLSALAILQAIQHYVPHS, encoded by the coding sequence ATGGATATCAATTGTGATTTGGGTGAAGGACTTCCCAACGATCCTGATCTGATGCCTTTTATACATTCTTGCAATATAGCCTGTGGAGGGCATGCTGGTGATATAAATAGCATCCGGCAAACCATTTTGCTTGCAGCCGCACACGGGGTGAACATTGGAGCGCACCCATCTTATCCAGATCGTGTCAACTTTGGTAGGAAAGTAATGGATATCACTCTAGAAGCATTGAAATCTAGTATTTTAGAGCAATTGACCTTATTTTTTGATGTGGCAAAAGCGTGCAAAGCCCCTGTTCACCACATCAAAGCACATGGGGCATTGTATAATATTGCAGCCAAAGATGAAGCGGTGGCTGGGATGCTGATCGATATACTCCAACATAACCACCCTGAAGTCATTTTATATGCTCCCCCTAAAAGTGTCTTGGCTACTTTGGCAGCAGCAGAAGGACTACCCATCATGTTGGAAGTGTTTGGAGATCGGACCTATGAAAATGATTACAGTCTTGTATCACGTACACATCCCCAAGCACTGATCACAAATGTGGTAGAGGCAAGCGAGCATGTCCAAATTCTATTCCAAGGGAAGGTACGCACCATAGATGGTAGTATCCTACCTCTCCAAGCAGATACGCTATGTATTCATGGAGATAATTTAAGTGCCTTGGCAATCCTTCAAGCAATCCAACACTATGTCCCCCATTCTTGA
- a CDS encoding acyl-CoA thioesterase, which yields MFEFNPEKHYPKETESRVVIRFQDCDPLQHLNNAKYFDYFFNAREDQVPKLYGLEMIDLITKYKAAWVVYNHNISYVRPAKVGEWVRVMSRLLWYNHNTVVVEYYMTDDTKKELKTVLWTTMRYVTIKEGLSTDHAGAVLDFLKATSEDLDISNMSISERVKGLKQKLLNS from the coding sequence ATGTTTGAATTTAACCCAGAGAAGCACTATCCCAAAGAGACAGAAAGTAGGGTAGTAATTCGGTTCCAGGATTGTGACCCTTTACAGCATTTGAATAATGCTAAATATTTTGACTATTTCTTTAATGCCAGAGAAGACCAAGTTCCCAAGTTATATGGTTTGGAAATGATTGATTTGATCACCAAATATAAAGCAGCTTGGGTGGTCTATAATCATAATATTTCTTATGTACGACCTGCCAAAGTAGGAGAATGGGTTCGCGTTATGAGCAGATTATTGTGGTACAATCACAATACTGTGGTGGTGGAATACTACATGACGGATGATACCAAGAAAGAATTGAAAACAGTTTTATGGACTACGATGCGCTATGTAACAATCAAAGAGGGGCTATCCACAGACCATGCAGGGGCAGTCTTAGATTTTTTGAAAGCTACTTCAGAAGACTTAGATATTAGCAATATGAGTATAAGTGAGCGGGTCAAAGGACTTAAACAAAAGCTTTTAAATAGTTAG
- a CDS encoding DUF3244 domain-containing protein, whose product MKTILTFALAAVLGTNSFANGSEESTSNLAVVQAKEKKVQVTLREGAGKVKVHILDADGKRLYQRLVRVQEDVLVPFDLTALPCGEYQVAVISKENPSNQSVHKVQITENPVVEYPLMAYAKPIDEASFKLTVIGLEKPGTDIQILDEYGKKVHQESVTAVGGFSRVYQLKQLSLENLRVKVRDADGRVKNLYF is encoded by the coding sequence ATGAAAACTATTTTAACATTCGCATTAGCAGCAGTACTAGGTACCAATAGCTTTGCAAACGGATCAGAAGAAAGCACTTCCAACTTGGCAGTTGTACAGGCCAAAGAGAAAAAGGTACAGGTCACTTTACGAGAAGGGGCAGGTAAAGTAAAAGTTCACATATTGGATGCCGACGGCAAGCGTCTATATCAGCGTCTCGTTCGTGTGCAGGAGGATGTTTTGGTTCCCTTTGACTTGACTGCTTTGCCATGTGGGGAGTATCAGGTTGCTGTGATCAGTAAAGAAAATCCAAGCAATCAAAGTGTGCACAAGGTCCAAATTACTGAAAATCCTGTTGTAGAATATCCATTAATGGCTTACGCTAAGCCGATAGACGAAGCCTCATTTAAGTTGACGGTGATAGGATTGGAAAAGCCTGGAACGGATATACAGATTTTAGATGAGTATGGCAAAAAAGTTCATCAAGAGTCAGTGACCGCAGTAGGTGGATTTTCGAGAGTGTATCAGTTGAAACAATTATCTCTAGAGAATCTACGTGTAAAAGTTCGTGATGCTGATGGAAGGGTGAAAAATCTATATTTCTAA